One segment of Leptospiraceae bacterium DNA contains the following:
- a CDS encoding class I SAM-dependent methyltransferase, with translation MSSIYKLIDSGDYEKLEIIGGYKLIRPALGSPYKKTNPKLWDKPDAHYIKNDTGSGNWKFYRKIPESFSISIGNLSAKIKLTPFGHIGIFPEQESNWELIQKMGEIQNNFEVLNLFAYSGMSTLAAANINYPVCHVDSSKGMIAWARENAQLSDLGDKKIRWIEDDVLKFLKREVKRNHIYKGFILDPPTYGRGAKGEIWKIENDLIPLIEEMMKLSEYKPEFVILSCHSTGFSPLTLTRILQSFIKSEGSYFSNELFIPEDSGGKLPGGFCSYFLSKKFSKLYSNFKS, from the coding sequence ATGAGTAGTATTTACAAATTAATCGATTCTGGAGACTATGAAAAATTAGAAATCATAGGAGGGTATAAACTCATCCGACCCGCGCTCGGATCTCCCTATAAAAAAACAAATCCAAAACTCTGGGATAAACCAGATGCACATTATATTAAAAATGATACAGGAAGTGGAAATTGGAAATTTTATCGTAAAATTCCAGAAAGTTTTTCCATTTCAATAGGCAATCTTTCCGCCAAAATAAAACTTACTCCATTTGGTCATATTGGAATTTTCCCAGAACAAGAATCAAATTGGGAATTAATTCAAAAAATGGGAGAAATTCAAAATAATTTTGAAGTATTAAATCTGTTTGCCTATTCAGGTATGTCGACTCTAGCTGCGGCTAATATAAATTATCCAGTTTGCCATGTTGACTCTTCTAAAGGAATGATAGCTTGGGCTAGAGAAAATGCACAACTATCTGATTTAGGAGATAAAAAAATTCGATGGATTGAAGATGATGTATTAAAATTTCTTAAACGAGAAGTAAAAAGAAATCATATTTACAAAGGGTTCATTTTGGATCCGCCTACGTATGGACGTGGTGCAAAAGGCGAAATTTGGAAAATCGAAAATGACCTCATTCCATTAATTGAGGAAATGATGAAACTATCCGAATACAAACCAGAATTCGTAATTCTTTCCTGTCATTCTACTGGATTTTCTCCGTTAACCCTAACCCGTATTTTACAATCCTTTATAAAATCAGAAGGATCCTATTTTTCTAATGAACTTTTTATTCCAGAAGATTCAGGTGGAAAACTACCAGGCGGTTTCTGTTCTTATTTTTTAAGTAAAAAATTTTCGAAATTGTATTCCAATTTTAAATCATAA
- a CDS encoding SDR family oxidoreductase translates to MKSVETNLKGKWALITGASSGFGIDFANILAESGVNLILTARREEPMLELKKKLEEKHKVRIEVIPMDLSTKESPTNLYNKIKSKGIQVDALINNAGFGIYGEFIDVPWEKEEMQLMVDVVNLMHLTKLFLKDMVTRNFGYLLNISSIGGYQPSPLYASYSAGKSYVLNFTEALNYELRNTNVKISTLAPGVTRTGFQETAAKEKPLTLYQKFSMMDSRPVAEIGVKGMMNGTPSVMPGFLNKLSIFFLRLTPRRVMAMMVYRLMKIN, encoded by the coding sequence ATGAAATCAGTTGAAACAAACCTGAAAGGTAAATGGGCATTAATCACTGGAGCATCTAGTGGATTCGGAATAGATTTTGCAAATATTTTGGCGGAAAGTGGAGTAAACCTAATTCTAACAGCAAGACGAGAAGAACCGATGTTAGAACTAAAAAAGAAACTAGAAGAAAAACATAAAGTCAGAATTGAAGTAATCCCGATGGACTTATCCACGAAAGAATCTCCTACAAATTTATACAATAAAATCAAATCAAAAGGTATACAGGTTGACGCATTAATAAATAATGCTGGTTTCGGTATTTACGGAGAATTTATAGATGTACCTTGGGAAAAAGAAGAAATGCAACTCATGGTAGACGTGGTAAACTTAATGCATTTAACTAAATTATTTTTAAAAGATATGGTAACGCGTAATTTTGGTTATCTTCTAAATATATCTTCGATCGGGGGTTATCAACCTTCTCCGCTCTACGCTTCCTACTCTGCTGGAAAAAGTTATGTTTTAAATTTTACAGAAGCATTGAATTATGAACTTAGAAATACAAATGTAAAAATAAGTACACTCGCACCCGGTGTGACAAGAACTGGATTTCAAGAAACTGCTGCCAAAGAAAAACCACTCACTCTTTATCAAAAATTTAGTATGATGGATAGTCGACCCGTAGCTGAAATAGGTGTAAAAGGAATGATGAATGGAACTCCAAGTGTAATGCCTGGTTTTTTAAATAAACTATCAATCTTTTTCCTTCGATTAACTCCGCGTCGCGTAATGGCAATGATGGTTTATCGCTTGATGAAAATAAATTAA
- a CDS encoding PAS domain S-box protein, translating into MDSDINITQIFADNHPCSFLLQALPLGIIYLAEDTSVQFANKEALEILGLTLEQIQGITPLDPYWKTIKEDGSDYPNQTHPSMIVFQTGEEVKNSIMGVYNARNQEMKWIKINAFPFKKIYNGNVNGVIVTFLDITQEKKNQDSEKENAEKLEKAYTDLRQKQFAIDQHAIVAVTNLEGKITYANDKFCKLSKYSKEEILGKDHRIINSGYHSRFFFQELYKTIHSGNIWRGEIRNRAKNGSFYWVDTTIVPLQDKNGNIEQFVSIRTDITEQKKIQEELRFSESTIRVLLNSNTHSVLFIDPNKKIQFFNSMAKQNIKLVYNREVTYSESIDQYIFPEDKELFNTAFQASLTGSVFQIEKFYKIDGDDYWFEFQFAPVKNQNELVIGVLLTVNDINERKQLDRKLAQSELRFRTIFEQAPMGIALVNSYSGKPIQFNQKFSYILGYEYDEIFSKENLNLIHTDDTENFKKNMELLNSGKLKLLSMELRFLRKDKSIIWTNLTCLPLWTEEDKVRLNLRILIDITDRKNHEVELNHYLSELENLNNTKDKFFSIIAHDLRNPFTGIISLSDLLENKLELEKNESSSEILKYIQMIKVSSKSAFNLLENLLHWAKSQTGSIKLNPQTILLKKTLNTSITLISGNAFRKNITIENNVPDDIRIFTDESLVSTILRNLLTNAIKFSYQNGIIVVSTKIKKDFLEISISDSGVGIDSSNIEKIFKIDSKFSKPGTENEKGTGLGLVLCKEFTELLGGKIWATSELGVGSTFTFSLPLKEKP; encoded by the coding sequence ATGGATTCAGATATAAATATAACACAGATTTTTGCGGATAATCATCCGTGCAGTTTTCTTCTCCAAGCACTTCCCCTTGGAATTATATATCTTGCAGAAGATACATCTGTACAATTTGCAAATAAAGAAGCTCTCGAAATACTCGGATTAACGTTAGAGCAAATCCAAGGAATAACTCCCCTTGACCCATATTGGAAAACAATTAAAGAGGATGGGTCAGATTATCCAAATCAAACTCATCCTTCTATGATTGTATTTCAAACCGGCGAAGAAGTAAAAAATAGTATTATGGGAGTTTATAATGCCCGAAATCAGGAAATGAAATGGATAAAAATAAATGCTTTCCCATTTAAAAAAATATACAATGGAAATGTAAATGGTGTTATTGTTACGTTCTTAGATATTACCCAAGAAAAAAAAAACCAAGATTCTGAAAAAGAAAATGCAGAAAAATTAGAGAAAGCTTATACCGATTTACGCCAAAAACAATTTGCAATTGATCAACATGCAATTGTAGCCGTAACAAATTTGGAAGGGAAAATTACTTATGCAAATGATAAGTTTTGCAAACTTAGTAAATACTCTAAAGAAGAAATATTAGGAAAAGACCATCGAATTATTAATTCAGGTTACCACTCTCGTTTCTTTTTTCAGGAACTTTATAAGACTATTCATTCCGGAAATATATGGCGCGGAGAAATTCGAAATCGAGCAAAAAATGGAAGTTTTTATTGGGTGGATACTACCATTGTGCCGCTCCAAGATAAAAATGGAAATATTGAACAATTTGTATCGATTAGAACAGATATAACAGAACAAAAGAAAATTCAGGAAGAGCTGCGATTCTCAGAATCAACAATTCGAGTATTACTGAATAGTAATACTCATTCAGTTCTTTTCATAGACCCAAATAAAAAAATTCAATTTTTTAATAGTATGGCTAAGCAAAATATTAAGTTAGTTTACAATCGAGAAGTAACGTATTCGGAATCAATTGACCAATATATTTTTCCTGAAGATAAAGAATTATTTAATACAGCATTTCAAGCATCTCTAACTGGATCAGTATTTCAAATTGAAAAATTTTATAAAATCGATGGAGACGATTATTGGTTTGAGTTTCAATTTGCCCCCGTAAAAAACCAAAACGAATTAGTAATTGGTGTATTATTAACTGTAAATGATATTAATGAACGTAAACAACTAGACAGAAAACTTGCACAAAGTGAATTACGGTTTCGCACAATTTTTGAACAAGCCCCGATGGGAATAGCCCTTGTTAATTCATATTCCGGAAAACCTATACAATTTAATCAGAAATTTTCCTATATTTTAGGGTATGAATATGATGAAATTTTTTCGAAAGAAAACTTAAATTTGATTCATACAGATGATACAGAGAATTTTAAGAAAAATATGGAACTTTTAAATTCAGGCAAATTAAAATTGCTCTCAATGGAATTACGATTTTTAAGAAAGGATAAAAGCATTATTTGGACTAATCTAACTTGTTTACCATTATGGACCGAAGAAGATAAAGTTCGACTAAACCTTCGAATTCTAATTGATATAACCGATCGAAAAAATCACGAAGTAGAATTAAACCATTACTTAAGTGAATTGGAAAATCTAAATAATACGAAAGATAAATTTTTTAGTATCATTGCACATGATTTACGAAATCCATTTACAGGAATCATAAGCCTATCAGATTTACTAGAAAATAAATTAGAATTAGAAAAAAATGAGTCTTCTTCAGAAATTTTAAAGTACATTCAAATGATAAAAGTTTCGAGCAAATCTGCATTCAATTTATTAGAAAACTTACTGCATTGGGCAAAATCACAGACAGGCTCCATTAAGCTTAATCCGCAAACTATTTTACTAAAAAAAACATTAAACACATCTATAACATTGATTTCAGGAAATGCATTTCGTAAAAATATAACGATAGAAAATAATGTACCTGATGATATAAGAATATTTACAGATGAATCTCTGGTCAGTACAATACTTCGAAATTTACTAACTAATGCTATTAAGTTTTCGTACCAAAACGGCATAATAGTCGTATCCACTAAAATCAAAAAAGATTTTTTAGAAATATCTATTTCTGATTCAGGAGTCGGAATTGATTCTAGCAATATTGAAAAGATATTTAAGATTGATTCTAAATTTAGTAAACCGGGAACGGAAAACGAAAAAGGCACTGGTCTTGGACTAGTTTTATGCAAAGAATTTACAGAGTTACTCGGTGGGAAAATTTGGGCGACGAGTGAACTTGGTGTCGGAAGTACATTTACATTTTCATTGCCATTAAAAGAAAAGCCATAG
- a CDS encoding LON peptidase substrate-binding domain-containing protein yields MQATIAIFPLPNIILFPGAFLPLHIFESRYRLMLDYCIESDYELAVTSLLPNSEIETTFGWGKVIRHEPLSDGRANILLEGMGIATLKKYQSKDPFIIAEVEKIENDYSHINTEEFIELRTELILLTKDYLRKLNVEDIYVNEMDKLASHPFPVEFITSVINCDFRKKQEILITENPYQKAISLLKILRDI; encoded by the coding sequence ATGCAAGCTACTATTGCAATTTTTCCGCTTCCCAACATTATCCTTTTTCCTGGAGCTTTTTTACCTTTGCATATTTTTGAATCTAGGTACCGGCTAATGTTGGATTACTGCATTGAGTCTGATTATGAGTTAGCGGTTACTTCACTTTTGCCTAATTCTGAAATTGAAACAACTTTCGGTTGGGGAAAAGTTATTCGACATGAACCATTGTCAGACGGACGGGCAAATATTTTATTAGAAGGAATGGGGATTGCAACATTAAAAAAATACCAATCGAAAGATCCATTCATCATAGCTGAAGTGGAAAAAATAGAAAATGATTATTCGCATATTAATACAGAAGAATTTATCGAACTTAGAACTGAATTAATTTTATTAACAAAAGACTATCTACGTAAATTAAATGTGGAAGATATTTATGTTAATGAAATGGATAAATTGGCTTCTCATCCATTTCCAGTTGAATTTATTACTTCCGTAATTAATTGTGATTTTAGAAAAAAACAAGAGATATTAATTACTGAAAATCCGTATCAAAAGGCAATCAGTCTATTAAAAATTCTAAGAGATATTTGA
- a CDS encoding aldehyde dehydrogenase family protein → MVKKVTKKKSTNLEAKTYKSEVDRIFALQKENRWNIANTTANQRIEKLKKLKQAIEKYSDEIREALHKDFRKSPHEVDLTEIMPVLSEIKDAIHHLKSWMRPHHVGTPLSLFPSSSKIIYEPKGLILIISPWNYPFHLIGTPLVAAIAAGNCAIIKASNNTKHTAAVTKKIITEIFNENEIVMAESDRDTATYLLEKPFDHIFFTGSTSVGVTIMEAAAKNLCSVTLELGGKSPVIIDESANLTDAVEKVIWGKILNGGQTCVGVDYVMVHESKYSEFIELSKEQVKKFYGQTPDNWHTTPDFCRIINDKNFERLENTVKASLKKGVKLELGGEFKANERYISPTILSNVDLESPIMQEEIFGPILPILSYKTLEETISIIQSKHKPLSLYIFSENNETIEKILKNTSSGGVVINGVVAHLGNPELPFGGVNHSGIGNYHGHFGFKAFSHERAVLKVSKLTPLKMLFPPYTNTTKKFIDIITKYF, encoded by the coding sequence ATGGTAAAAAAAGTAACGAAGAAAAAATCGACTAATCTAGAAGCTAAAACTTACAAATCAGAAGTCGATCGTATTTTTGCCTTACAAAAAGAAAATCGCTGGAATATTGCGAATACAACGGCAAACCAAAGAATTGAAAAATTAAAAAAGCTCAAACAAGCCATCGAAAAATATTCGGATGAAATTCGAGAGGCACTTCATAAAGATTTTCGCAAAAGCCCTCATGAAGTAGATTTAACAGAAATAATGCCCGTTCTTTCTGAAATTAAAGACGCAATTCATCACCTCAAATCGTGGATGAGGCCTCACCATGTAGGAACGCCTCTCAGTTTATTTCCTAGTTCTAGCAAAATTATCTACGAACCAAAAGGTTTGATTTTAATTATTAGTCCATGGAACTATCCATTTCATTTAATCGGCACACCGCTTGTAGCAGCAATTGCGGCAGGCAACTGTGCAATCATAAAGGCTTCGAATAATACCAAACATACAGCCGCAGTAACAAAAAAAATTATCACAGAAATTTTTAATGAAAATGAAATTGTTATGGCTGAATCTGATAGAGATACTGCTACGTACCTCTTAGAAAAACCATTCGATCATATTTTTTTCACGGGTAGCACCTCTGTTGGTGTAACCATTATGGAAGCCGCAGCTAAAAATCTTTGTTCAGTCACTTTAGAACTTGGCGGCAAATCTCCCGTAATCATTGATGAATCAGCGAACCTAACGGACGCTGTCGAAAAAGTGATTTGGGGAAAAATACTAAATGGAGGACAAACTTGTGTAGGCGTTGATTACGTTATGGTACACGAGTCTAAATATTCTGAATTCATCGAGTTATCGAAGGAACAAGTAAAAAAGTTTTACGGACAAACTCCGGATAATTGGCATACTACTCCAGATTTTTGCCGAATCATCAACGATAAAAATTTTGAAAGATTAGAGAACACAGTAAAAGCTAGTTTAAAAAAGGGAGTCAAATTAGAATTAGGCGGCGAATTCAAAGCAAATGAAAGATATATATCCCCTACTATTCTTTCGAATGTCGATCTTGAATCACCTATTATGCAAGAAGAAATTTTCGGACCAATTCTACCGATATTATCTTATAAAACTTTAGAGGAAACAATCTCCATTATTCAAAGTAAACACAAACCACTCTCCCTTTATATTTTTAGTGAAAACAATGAAACTATTGAGAAAATTCTAAAAAATACTTCTTCCGGCGGAGTAGTAATAAATGGAGTGGTCGCACATTTGGGTAATCCCGAATTGCCTTTCGGCGGTGTAAATCATAGTGGCATAGGAAATTACCATGGTCATTTTGGGTTCAAGGCATTTTCGCACGAGAGAGCCGTATTAAAAGTTTCAAAGTTAACTCCCCTAAAAATGCTTTTCCCACCGTATACTAACACAACTAAAAAATTCATAGACATTATCACAAAATATTTTTAA
- a CDS encoding HAMP domain-containing histidine kinase has product MSIHAIRLNKSFGLVLRVTRFHDDSGNIVIAHEIITERKQAEEEIKHYMKELENANQMKDKFFNIIAHDLRNPFSGIIGIADILYSKLGDEKNESSFEYQKLVQMILTSSKSAFALLENLMQWARSKTNDISFNPSKLSIQEIVHSTILLVSGNAFTKNIILEENLSYNGFVMADEKLLHTILRNLITNAIKFTNENGKVSITDEVDESFLKIKVSDTGTGISPENLTKIFRIDSKFTKIGTNNEKGSGLGLILCKEFTELQGGNISVVSELGKGSTFIFSLPIVKDSNIS; this is encoded by the coding sequence TTGAGTATCCATGCCATACGCCTAAACAAAAGTTTTGGTTTAGTACTTAGAGTAACTAGATTTCATGACGATAGTGGAAATATAGTAATCGCTCACGAAATCATTACAGAGCGCAAACAGGCTGAAGAAGAAATAAAACATTATATGAAAGAATTAGAAAATGCAAATCAAATGAAAGATAAGTTTTTTAATATTATTGCTCATGATTTACGAAATCCATTTTCTGGGATTATCGGCATAGCAGATATTCTTTATTCCAAACTCGGTGATGAAAAGAATGAAAGTAGTTTTGAATACCAAAAACTTGTTCAGATGATTTTAACTTCTTCCAAATCCGCTTTCGCGCTTTTAGAAAATCTAATGCAATGGGCAAGATCTAAAACGAATGATATTTCCTTTAATCCAAGTAAATTGTCCATTCAAGAAATTGTTCATTCCACTATTCTGTTAGTTTCTGGAAATGCATTTACGAAAAATATAATTCTAGAAGAAAATCTGAGTTACAATGGTTTTGTAATGGCAGACGAAAAACTTTTACATACAATTTTGAGAAATCTAATTACCAATGCGATTAAATTTACTAATGAAAATGGGAAAGTTTCGATAACGGATGAAGTTGATGAATCCTTTTTAAAAATTAAAGTTTCAGATACAGGCACTGGAATTTCTCCTGAGAATCTTACAAAAATTTTTCGGATTGATTCTAAATTTACAAAAATCGGAACAAACAACGAAAAAGGTTCTGGATTAGGACTAATACTTTGTAAAGAATTTACGGAATTACAAGGGGGAAATATTTCCGTAGTAAGTGAACTTGGGAAAGGCAGTACTTTTATTTTTAGTTTACCGATAGTAAAGGATTCAAATATCTCTTAG
- a CDS encoding PAS domain S-box protein: MPNNLTNSVNHFENLYESIFEFHPAPICIIELHSELIYNCNTNFAKSLGYSKEDLIGLSISKIQKENLTEIIRDYENFKRIENHNEHFKSRIHYQNKDGHTFEMEVKVEIYIRNNPSCMIFYFPELYENSISQNETEKIFLINENELIGETNINSIISESADEKFQNLYEELNRSTFDIAQRQIAIDQHAIVAITDKFGTIVYANSKFCTISKYSKGELIGKNHRMINSGYHSKFFFQNMYETISQGDVWHGEIRNKAKDGSFYWVATTIAPLKDVKGKINQYIAIRTDITERVNAEYALRISVANMKAIFENSIDSIVFIDPNAKIQFYNEIASQRTVGILGKNLEIGTSIYEILDGEEKEKFAVYFQNALKGKRVLFDISFPYKNPIYWFEIQYAPVKNKEQQNIGVLFTLRDITDRKQAEKKINESQMFARAIIDSVTAHICVINKKGIIQTINKAWSDFAKENGSNNEYSPIGKNYLSICDSASGLWSNEAKVMADGIRSVIKGKMEDFTLEYPCHTPKQKFWFST, encoded by the coding sequence ATGCCTAACAATTTAACTAATTCAGTCAATCATTTCGAGAATTTGTATGAATCCATATTTGAATTTCATCCAGCTCCCATCTGTATAATTGAACTTCACTCCGAATTAATTTATAATTGTAATACGAATTTTGCAAAATCGCTAGGTTATTCAAAAGAGGACTTAATCGGACTTTCTATTTCCAAAATTCAAAAAGAAAACTTAACAGAAATTATTCGCGATTATGAAAATTTTAAAAGAATAGAAAATCACAATGAGCATTTTAAAAGTAGAATCCATTATCAAAATAAAGATGGGCATACTTTTGAAATGGAAGTAAAAGTTGAAATTTACATACGTAACAATCCTTCTTGTATGATATTTTATTTTCCAGAATTATACGAGAACTCTATCTCCCAAAATGAAACCGAAAAAATATTTCTAATTAATGAGAATGAACTTATAGGCGAAACTAATATAAATAGTATAATTTCAGAGTCAGCCGATGAGAAATTCCAGAATTTGTATGAAGAACTAAATAGATCTACCTTTGATATTGCACAACGGCAAATAGCCATTGACCAACATGCGATAGTAGCCATAACAGACAAATTTGGAACCATCGTATACGCTAACAGTAAATTTTGCACAATAAGTAAATACTCTAAAGGGGAATTAATTGGAAAAAATCATAGAATGATCAATTCCGGTTATCACTCCAAGTTTTTTTTCCAAAATATGTATGAAACAATTTCGCAGGGAGATGTATGGCACGGAGAAATTCGAAACAAAGCCAAGGACGGATCTTTCTATTGGGTAGCAACGACGATTGCACCTCTAAAAGATGTGAAAGGTAAAATAAATCAATACATAGCAATACGGACAGATATCACGGAGAGAGTTAACGCAGAATATGCGCTTAGAATTTCCGTAGCAAATATGAAAGCAATATTTGAAAATAGTATAGATTCGATTGTGTTTATTGACCCAAACGCAAAAATTCAATTCTATAATGAAATTGCTTCCCAAAGAACAGTTGGAATTTTAGGTAAAAATCTGGAAATTGGAACTTCAATTTATGAAATTTTGGACGGAGAAGAAAAGGAAAAATTTGCAGTTTACTTTCAAAATGCATTAAAAGGAAAAAGAGTTTTATTTGATATTTCTTTTCCTTACAAAAATCCGATTTACTGGTTCGAAATTCAATATGCTCCCGTAAAAAATAAGGAACAACAAAATATTGGAGTCCTTTTTACTTTAAGAGATATTACCGACAGAAAACAAGCAGAGAAAAAAATCAATGAATCACAAATGTTTGCTCGTGCCATTATCGATTCTGTCACCGCACATATTTGTGTTATCAATAAAAAAGGAATTATCCAAACAATAAATAAAGCATGGTCTGATTTTGCAAAGGAAAATGGGTCAAATAATGAATATTCGCCCATCGGAAAAAATTATCTTTCTATATGTGACAGTGCTTCAGGTCTCTGGTCTAACGAAGCAAAAGTTATGGCAGACGGAATTAGAAGTGTAATAAAAGGAAAAATGGAAGATTTTACTCTTGAGTATCCATGCCATACGCCTAAACAAAAGTTTTGGTTTAGTACTTAG
- a CDS encoding CBS domain-containing protein, with product MNVSNLLQSKKSEILSVSPTESVYAALQLMADKNIGAVLVTSNKKLVGILSERDYARKIILKGKTSKDTKVEEIMTAQVLFVSPEQSVEDCMAIMSEKHIRHLPVIEKGELLGIISIGDVVKGIISDKEFAIQQLENYISGTG from the coding sequence ATGAATGTTAGCAATTTGTTACAATCTAAAAAATCAGAGATACTAAGTGTCAGTCCAACCGAGTCTGTTTACGCAGCGCTTCAACTAATGGCAGATAAAAATATTGGAGCAGTGCTCGTAACTTCAAATAAAAAATTAGTAGGGATATTGTCCGAAAGAGATTACGCCCGAAAAATTATTTTGAAAGGAAAGACTTCAAAAGATACAAAAGTAGAAGAAATTATGACCGCACAAGTTCTTTTTGTTTCTCCTGAACAATCTGTCGAAGATTGTATGGCTATCATGTCAGAAAAGCATATTCGGCATTTACCGGTCATTGAGAAAGGCGAACTTTTGGGCATCATATCAATTGGTGACGTCGTAAAAGGAATTATTTCTGATAAAGAATTTGCGATTCAACAATTAGAGAATTATATTTCTGGAACGGGCTGA